The following coding sequences lie in one Mucilaginibacter sp. KACC 22773 genomic window:
- a CDS encoding helix-turn-helix domain-containing protein, translated as MELAEKLQSVTQFNTERGHQTLHPLVTVLDQSKSKPITISKFISELYIVFLKEEKCADLRYGRSHYDYQGESLVFIAPGQLAGFDEDQGMTIQPNGWALAFHPDLIRGTSLGRTINDYHYFSYDVRESLHVSGREKELLLECFGKISYELAHPIDKHSRKLIVSSIELLLNYCNRFYDRQFITREHLNKDVLTRFEALLDDYFTSEKPGHIGLPTVAYCAQELHLSAKYFGDLIKKETGQSAQEYIQMKLINKAKEQMAGTGKSISEIAYDLGFKYPQHFTRFFKQKVGQSPHDYRLLN; from the coding sequence GTGGAATTAGCCGAAAAGCTTCAAAGTGTGACACAATTTAATACGGAGCGGGGACACCAAACTCTGCATCCGCTCGTCACGGTGCTGGATCAGTCCAAATCGAAGCCGATTACTATCTCGAAATTCATCTCAGAGCTCTACATTGTTTTTTTAAAAGAAGAAAAATGCGCTGACCTGCGTTATGGGCGAAGCCACTATGACTACCAGGGGGAATCGCTCGTATTTATAGCGCCCGGGCAACTCGCCGGCTTTGATGAAGACCAGGGCATGACTATACAACCCAACGGCTGGGCACTAGCTTTTCACCCTGACCTCATCAGAGGAACTTCGCTTGGCAGAACAATTAATGATTATCATTATTTTTCCTATGATGTCAGGGAATCGCTTCACGTCTCGGGCCGCGAAAAAGAGTTATTGCTGGAATGCTTTGGCAAGATAAGTTATGAGTTGGCACATCCAATTGACAAACACAGCCGGAAATTAATTGTGAGCAGCATTGAATTATTGCTCAATTACTGCAACAGGTTTTACGACCGGCAATTTATTACACGCGAGCATCTGAACAAAGATGTCCTTACACGGTTCGAAGCCCTGCTGGATGATTACTTTACTTCAGAAAAACCTGGTCATATTGGTTTACCAACAGTTGCTTATTGTGCCCAAGAACTTCATTTGTCAGCCAAGTATTTCGGTGACCTGATCAAGAAAGAAACAGGGCAATCTGCCCAGGAATATATTCAAATGAAGCTGATTAACAAAGCGAAAGAGCAGATGGCCGGCACTGGCAAATCTATTAGCGAGATCGCCTACGATCTTGGATTTAAATATCCGCAGCACTTTACACGATTCTTTAAACAGAAGGTTGGACAATCACCGCACGATTACCGGTTGCTCAATTGA
- a CDS encoding MBL fold metallo-hydrolase, with protein MQIKRFVLSVLILFAVTNYVFAQTVTDTVQKKKKKYQAKAPETIPFGKEAFAASKNTTVRWLGMAGFLVNSRGTTFMIDPLLEGYDMPLLMKFPILPKDVPHLDAIMATHSDNDHYSVATFKDLSAVTGEYHSTIYVDSLMRNEGLHSFGHKIGGTFKFGNTVCKLIPADHAWQNSYKGASNRHFEPGDACGFWFATPDGTIYATGDSRPMEEQLHMPAPDVILLDYSEDAQWHLGLEGSAKLLNAYPNAIVLLGHWGFVDAPDFAPFNGDPAKLMKLVVNPGRIKVLAPGEPFKLKSLKKN; from the coding sequence ATGCAAATAAAACGTTTTGTACTGTCTGTATTAATACTCTTTGCCGTCACAAACTACGTCTTTGCACAGACGGTGACAGACACTGTACAGAAAAAAAAGAAGAAGTACCAGGCAAAAGCGCCGGAAACCATACCCTTTGGTAAGGAGGCTTTTGCTGCCTCAAAGAACACAACGGTACGTTGGTTAGGCATGGCTGGTTTTCTGGTAAACAGCCGTGGTACAACCTTTATGATAGATCCCTTGCTGGAAGGGTATGACATGCCATTATTAATGAAGTTTCCGATCTTGCCCAAAGACGTTCCGCATTTGGACGCAATTATGGCAACACATAGTGATAACGACCACTATAGTGTTGCAACTTTCAAAGATTTGTCGGCCGTTACAGGCGAATACCATTCTACCATCTACGTTGATTCCCTAATGAGAAATGAGGGGCTTCATTCTTTTGGACATAAAATTGGAGGAACCTTTAAGTTTGGGAACACGGTATGTAAATTGATACCGGCAGACCATGCCTGGCAAAATTCGTATAAGGGAGCAAGCAACAGGCATTTCGAGCCTGGAGATGCCTGCGGTTTCTGGTTTGCTACTCCTGATGGTACCATCTACGCGACGGGAGATTCGCGCCCAATGGAAGAACAGCTGCACATGCCCGCCCCCGATGTTATTCTGTTAGATTATTCAGAAGACGCACAATGGCATCTTGGATTGGAGGGCTCGGCTAAATTGCTGAATGCGTATCCAAACGCAATTGTGTTATTGGGTCACTGGGGCTTCGTCGATGCGCCGGATTTTGCACCGTTCAACGGAGATCCCGCAAAGCTGATGAAACTCGTGGTCAATCCCGGGAGAATTAAAGTGCTAGCACCGGGTGAGCCATTTAAGCTCAAGTCCTTAAAAAAGAATTAG
- a CDS encoding alpha/beta hydrolase has translation MRCLIFETIATVSLLTCSMMAFGQDNKSQPIAIRDAPKLPDYIEKPADASGIFAIYGSNGVPPGSEKWALHEQTSHTPGDKMVRNVVIPTVTVFRPEEGTANGTALVIAPGGAFHVLMMDNEGYTMARWATKLGMTAFVLKYRVQHTPADDAEWQKFAAKTFSELPKVSMGEIYPPMSHPGAEEARLWGEEDARQAIRFIRQHAKDFSIDPHKIGTMGFSAGGGISVNAGLRSDSLSRPDFIGAIYAGYRIVSPVPQNVPPLFIAIANDDKSVAPISSARLFEDWHKLGQSVELHIFSSGSHGFGTKHQNKLSDQWMDLFKNWLSYQGFLSGAINK, from the coding sequence ATGCGATGCTTAATATTTGAAACAATTGCCACTGTAAGCCTGCTCACGTGCAGCATGATGGCTTTCGGCCAGGACAATAAAAGCCAACCAATTGCCATACGCGATGCCCCCAAGCTACCGGACTACATTGAAAAGCCTGCCGATGCTTCGGGCATATTTGCCATTTATGGCTCAAACGGGGTTCCGCCGGGTTCCGAAAAATGGGCTTTACATGAACAGACAAGTCATACTCCCGGTGACAAGATGGTAAGGAACGTCGTAATCCCGACGGTCACTGTATTTAGACCTGAGGAAGGAACTGCCAATGGAACAGCACTGGTTATTGCGCCAGGGGGCGCTTTTCACGTATTGATGATGGACAATGAAGGTTATACGATGGCAAGATGGGCTACAAAATTAGGAATGACCGCTTTCGTACTTAAATACCGGGTACAGCATACCCCTGCAGATGATGCCGAATGGCAAAAATTCGCGGCGAAAACCTTCAGCGAATTGCCGAAGGTCAGCATGGGGGAAATTTATCCGCCAATGAGCCATCCCGGCGCTGAAGAGGCACGGTTATGGGGTGAGGAAGATGCCAGGCAGGCAATAAGATTTATACGTCAGCACGCTAAGGATTTTTCAATAGACCCTCATAAGATCGGCACTATGGGTTTTTCTGCCGGCGGGGGAATTTCGGTTAACGCTGGTTTACGGTCTGACAGCCTCAGCCGACCTGATTTTATTGGGGCTATTTATGCAGGTTACAGAATTGTAAGCCCTGTTCCCCAAAACGTGCCGCCATTGTTTATAGCGATTGCGAACGATGATAAAAGCGTAGCACCAATATCGTCGGCAAGGCTTTTCGAGGATTGGCATAAGTTGGGGCAATCGGTCGAATTGCATATTTTCTCAAGCGGAAGCCATGGCTTTGGAACGAAACATCAAAATAAATTATCAGATCAATGGATGGATTTATTCAAGAATTGGCTTTCCTATCAGGGTTTTCTGTCCGGAGCTATCAACAAATAA
- a CDS encoding nuclear transport factor 2 family protein, translated as MKKLLYLTIVLLITFACADALKANAQTITSSTSDNKDRERQKNIEADNILINVFETGDVSKLDAVISPDFYNHTGNQRGIDALKISIGQFHGRMKTVKTELIRQFADDEYVSDWIRYTGSDPVNVIEGMEVTKYLNGKAIEHWFFPYNLKLAN; from the coding sequence ATGAAAAAACTGCTTTATTTGACCATTGTCCTCCTTATAACATTCGCCTGCGCGGATGCATTGAAAGCGAATGCGCAGACCATTACGAGCTCGACAAGCGATAATAAGGACCGGGAAAGACAAAAAAATATCGAAGCTGATAACATTTTAATAAACGTTTTTGAAACCGGGGATGTAAGTAAGCTCGATGCTGTGATCTCACCTGATTTTTATAATCACACTGGAAATCAAAGGGGTATCGATGCCTTGAAAATAAGTATCGGTCAGTTTCATGGCCGGATGAAAACCGTAAAAACAGAATTGATCAGGCAATTTGCCGATGACGAATATGTCTCCGACTGGATACGTTATACCGGTTCCGATCCGGTAAATGTCATCGAGGGCATGGAGGTAACCAAGTATCTGAATGGAAAAGCAATTGAACATTGGTTCTTTCCGTACAACCTGAAGCTTGCAAATTAA
- a CDS encoding DoxX family protein produces MKELLKANQQRLTDSALLIARVVIAGMMLNHGLPKVPMLLNGPVKFFTVFGMSPSVSLTLTLFAQVVCSALVLFGIVTRLALVPLIATMLVALVVIHRGEPFARMEPALHFLLVYIVLFLTGPGKYAVDRLIQRANHPDRS; encoded by the coding sequence ATGAAAGAGTTATTGAAAGCTAACCAGCAAAGACTGACTGATTCCGCCTTATTGATCGCCCGCGTGGTGATCGCCGGCATGATGTTAAATCACGGCCTTCCGAAGGTACCTATGCTGCTGAACGGACCTGTAAAATTTTTTACCGTGTTCGGCATGTCTCCATCGGTTTCACTGACGCTCACCCTGTTTGCCCAGGTGGTGTGCTCTGCGCTGGTTTTATTCGGCATCGTGACGAGGTTGGCGCTGGTACCCCTGATCGCTACCATGCTGGTGGCACTTGTCGTCATCCATCGCGGAGAACCGTTTGCCAGAATGGAGCCGGCATTGCATTTTTTGCTGGTGTATATCGTCCTTTTTTTGACAGGCCCCGGGAAATATGCTGTGGACCGGTTAATTCAAAGAGCAAATCATCCCGATCGGTCCTAA
- the paoA gene encoding aldehyde dehydrogenase iron-sulfur subunit PaoA yields MKDSNKLNITRREMIVGTAAVLTVTLTSGTIEKVADVAGKPEPTLVQHDVTFSVNGKRVELMLDTRATLLDTLREHLNLTGTKKGCDHGQCGACTVLVNGLRINSCLSLALQHEGDDITTIEGLGTPDRLHPMQAAFIKYDGYQCGYCTPGQICSAVSVLKEIKAGIPSHVTLDLNTQPVISNMEFRERMSGNICRCGAYSNIAEAFAEVAGNS; encoded by the coding sequence ATGAAAGACTCCAATAAATTGAACATTACACGGCGGGAGATGATCGTCGGGACGGCTGCGGTTCTGACCGTTACGCTGACATCCGGCACAATAGAAAAGGTTGCAGATGTTGCAGGAAAGCCAGAACCAACGTTGGTGCAGCATGATGTCACATTCAGTGTAAACGGGAAGAGGGTTGAATTGATGCTGGATACCCGGGCAACGCTGCTGGACACATTACGGGAACATTTGAACCTGACGGGTACAAAAAAAGGCTGTGACCATGGTCAATGTGGTGCATGTACTGTGCTGGTAAATGGTCTGCGCATTAATTCTTGCCTGTCCCTGGCGCTGCAGCACGAGGGAGATGACATTACTACTATAGAGGGGCTCGGGACGCCGGATAGATTACATCCTATGCAGGCCGCCTTTATCAAATATGACGGATATCAATGCGGTTATTGTACACCGGGGCAAATTTGTTCGGCTGTGAGTGTATTGAAGGAGATTAAGGCGGGCATTCCAAGCCATGTCACCCTGGATTTGAATACTCAGCCGGTGATCAGTAACATGGAGTTTCGTGAAAGGATGAGCGGAAACATCTGCCGTTGCGGAGCCTACTCCAATATTGCCGAAGCGTTTGCAGAAGTTGCCGGCAACTCCTGA
- a CDS encoding FAD binding domain-containing protein, with translation MKAFTYERVHTPAEAAAAAARVPGAKFIAGGTNLLDLMKLQIETPMHLVDIGKLPLDHIEPTPDGGIRIGAMVSNTNLAADTNIRRDYGLLSRALLAGASGQLRNKATTGGNLLQRTRCPYFYDTNQACNKRTPGSGCAAIGGFSRSLAVIGSSNACIATHPSDMAVAMMALDAVVETINAKGKVRKIPLAGFYRLPGNTPHIETTLSKNELITSVVLPAPIGGKHVYYKVRDRASYAFALVSVGMILQKDGTGRVALGGVAARPWRDQEAEKVLPDGAKAVTAKLLAGANPTKENEFKLALVERTLAGVLKEGRN, from the coding sequence ATGAAAGCGTTCACCTATGAAAGAGTTCACACGCCTGCTGAAGCAGCGGCCGCAGCGGCCCGTGTGCCCGGTGCCAAGTTCATTGCCGGCGGAACCAATTTGCTTGATCTGATGAAATTACAGATCGAAACACCCATGCATCTCGTCGATATCGGAAAGCTGCCATTAGATCATATTGAACCCACTCCTGATGGCGGCATACGCATCGGCGCTATGGTTAGTAACACGAACCTTGCTGCCGATACAAATATCAGGCGTGATTATGGGCTGTTATCCCGCGCACTGTTGGCTGGCGCGTCCGGACAACTGCGCAATAAAGCCACTACTGGCGGAAATTTGCTTCAGCGCACACGTTGCCCTTATTTTTATGATACCAACCAGGCCTGCAATAAACGCACTCCCGGAAGTGGCTGTGCCGCGATCGGAGGTTTCAGCCGCTCGCTTGCCGTTATCGGTTCGAGTAACGCCTGCATTGCCACACATCCCAGCGATATGGCAGTAGCGATGATGGCGCTCGACGCCGTGGTCGAAACAATAAACGCCAAAGGAAAGGTCAGAAAAATCCCACTCGCTGGGTTTTACCGTTTGCCAGGAAATACACCACATATTGAAACTACACTCTCCAAAAACGAATTGATCACTTCCGTAGTCCTTCCTGCACCAATTGGAGGTAAACATGTTTATTATAAGGTTCGCGACCGTGCGTCTTATGCCTTTGCATTGGTTTCAGTAGGCATGATCCTGCAAAAAGACGGCACCGGGCGTGTAGCGCTGGGCGGAGTGGCGGCAAGACCCTGGCGAGACCAGGAGGCAGAAAAAGTGCTGCCGGACGGCGCAAAAGCGGTGACGGCCAAACTTTTGGCCGGCGCCAACCCGACAAAAGAAAATGAGTTTAAGCTGGCACTGGTAGAACGGACGCTGGCGGGTGTTTTAAAAGAAGGGAGGAACTAA
- the paoC gene encoding aldehyde oxidoreductase molybdenum-binding subunit PaoC, producing the protein MKFDKPAGPNPTDRQRVIGRATDRIEGPLKTTGTAKYAYEYNEEVSGPAYGFIVGAAIGKGRIGAIHQLKAKMAPGVLAIVTAANAGPLQPGKFYVDKMLAGPEIDHYHQAVAIVVAETFEQARAAASLLKIDYIATKGSFDLEAAKDSAVSPEPREFRPPAQTSTGDFEGAFAIAAVKLDETYKTPDQSHAMMEPHAAIAKWEGDKLTCWCSVQQINWGVRDLANILGIPAGNIRLISSYIGGGFGGKGTVLSDLVAASLGARATGRPVKVTLQRPLVFNNTTHRPATIQRIRIGANPDGKITAMGHESWSGNLRGGRIEAATASTKLLYAGANRMTHLRLAVLDLAEGNAMRAPGEASGMMALEIAMDEMAEKLQMNPIEFRIKNDTRVDPEKPSRPFSTRLLVECLRTGAERFGWKQRNTTPGAVRDGHWLIGIGVASAIRGAPITKSAARVRLDQNGTVTVETDMTDIGTGTYTIIAQTAAEMLGVGLDKVVVKLGDSHFPESSGSGGQWGAASSTSGVYAACVKLREEVAKTFEFKIEDTQFEGGRVSSGGRSFPLGDAARTAELVGEDQMTYGDLSKQYAQDTFGAHFAEVAVNVYTCEIRVRRMLAVAHAGRILNPKAARSQMIGAMTMGVGAALMEELVVDKKAGFFVNHDLAAYEVPVHADIPHLDVILMEDTDPTMSPMKAKGIGELGLVGVAAAVANAVYNATGVRVRDYPITLDKLLKKISLSG; encoded by the coding sequence ATGAAATTTGACAAACCTGCAGGGCCAAATCCCACTGACCGGCAAAGAGTTATCGGTAGGGCCACGGATCGTATTGAGGGGCCGCTTAAAACCACAGGCACGGCTAAATATGCCTATGAATATAATGAAGAGGTATCGGGGCCTGCTTACGGTTTTATCGTTGGCGCTGCTATAGGTAAAGGACGAATCGGGGCGATCCATCAATTGAAGGCTAAAATGGCTCCGGGTGTTTTGGCAATTGTTACCGCTGCTAACGCCGGGCCCTTGCAGCCGGGTAAGTTTTATGTGGACAAGATGCTGGCGGGACCGGAGATCGATCATTATCACCAGGCGGTTGCTATCGTAGTAGCGGAGACTTTTGAGCAGGCAAGAGCGGCCGCATCACTGTTAAAAATTGACTATATCGCGACCAAAGGATCTTTTGACCTGGAAGCGGCGAAAGATTCGGCAGTATCTCCTGAACCCAGAGAATTCCGCCCCCCTGCTCAAACATCCACCGGTGATTTTGAGGGTGCTTTCGCGATTGCAGCGGTGAAACTGGATGAAACCTATAAAACGCCAGACCAGTCACACGCCATGATGGAACCGCATGCTGCTATCGCCAAGTGGGAAGGCGATAAACTGACTTGCTGGTGTTCTGTTCAGCAGATCAATTGGGGAGTCCGCGACCTGGCCAATATCCTGGGAATACCAGCTGGAAACATCCGGCTCATCTCAAGCTACATTGGAGGCGGATTCGGCGGTAAAGGCACGGTGTTGTCTGATCTTGTGGCCGCTTCCCTCGGCGCACGGGCTACCGGCCGTCCGGTGAAAGTGACGCTGCAAAGACCGCTGGTTTTTAATAATACCACCCATCGCCCGGCAACGATCCAGCGAATACGTATCGGCGCAAACCCGGACGGTAAGATCACCGCCATGGGCCATGAAAGCTGGTCGGGAAATTTACGTGGCGGCCGGATTGAAGCCGCCACCGCATCAACAAAGCTGCTATACGCGGGTGCCAACAGGATGACCCACCTGCGTTTAGCTGTACTTGACCTTGCAGAGGGTAATGCAATGCGCGCCCCGGGAGAAGCATCAGGGATGATGGCGTTGGAGATAGCTATGGATGAGATGGCGGAGAAACTGCAAATGAATCCCATCGAATTCCGGATAAAAAATGATACCCGGGTCGATCCGGAAAAGCCTAGCCGCCCTTTTTCGACCCGCCTGCTGGTCGAATGCCTGCGAACCGGGGCCGAGCGTTTCGGATGGAAACAAAGGAACACTACGCCCGGAGCGGTGCGCGATGGCCATTGGCTGATCGGGATCGGCGTAGCTTCGGCTATCCGGGGTGCCCCAATCACTAAATCAGCTGCAAGAGTGCGGCTTGATCAAAATGGTACGGTTACAGTAGAAACCGATATGACTGACATAGGCACCGGCACGTATACCATCATTGCACAGACTGCAGCGGAGATGCTCGGTGTAGGTTTGGATAAAGTTGTCGTAAAACTGGGCGATTCCCATTTTCCTGAGTCGTCGGGTTCTGGTGGTCAATGGGGCGCAGCCTCGTCGACATCCGGCGTGTATGCAGCATGTGTAAAGCTGCGTGAGGAAGTCGCCAAAACATTTGAATTTAAAATTGAAGATACCCAGTTTGAGGGCGGCCGTGTGAGTTCGGGCGGCCGTAGTTTTCCGCTCGGTGATGCCGCACGTACAGCCGAATTGGTTGGTGAGGATCAAATGACCTATGGGGACCTGTCCAAACAATATGCACAGGACACTTTTGGTGCGCATTTCGCTGAGGTAGCGGTTAATGTTTATACCTGCGAAATCCGGGTAAGGAGAATGCTCGCAGTCGCGCACGCCGGCCGGATCTTAAATCCTAAAGCGGCCCGCAGCCAGATGATCGGCGCGATGACCATGGGCGTTGGCGCTGCACTGATGGAAGAACTGGTAGTGGATAAAAAAGCAGGCTTTTTTGTCAATCATGATCTCGCGGCTTATGAAGTGCCTGTTCATGCAGATATTCCGCACCTGGATGTGATCCTTATGGAAGATACTGACCCGACCATGTCGCCTATGAAAGCGAAAGGTATTGGTGAGTTGGGATTAGTTGGTGTGGCTGCGGCTGTTGCTAATGCAGTCTACAATGCGACCGGCGTGCGGGTACGCGACTATCCGATCACACTCGACAAGCTTTTGAAGAAAATTTCACTAAGTGGCTAA
- a CDS encoding carboxymuconolactone decarboxylase family protein, with translation MNTVQLTELNVKEQYIVLVASYTASGNLAPLKNALYAGLDAGLTINQIREELVQLYAYCGFPRSLNGITTLMSVLEERKSKGLKDEEGEPPTPVIGTNDSRYNTGKKTLEVLTGRAQNGPLTGANAFAPGIDAFLKEHLFADIFGRGVLTYVERELVTIAALSTLPGLEAQLQAHLGMGMNAGLTEAKLEQVFKCLEAAIGKQQADIARSVLVRLKTTN, from the coding sequence ATGAATACAGTACAGCTTACCGAATTGAATGTCAAAGAACAATATATCGTATTAGTAGCTTCTTATACGGCAAGCGGCAATCTGGCACCACTGAAAAACGCGCTGTATGCGGGGCTTGATGCAGGATTAACCATTAACCAGATCAGGGAAGAACTGGTTCAGTTATACGCCTACTGCGGTTTTCCGCGTAGTCTGAACGGCATAACCACGTTAATGTCAGTGCTGGAAGAACGAAAATCAAAGGGTCTAAAGGATGAGGAAGGAGAGCCGCCGACACCCGTTATCGGCACAAATGACAGCAGATATAACACCGGCAAGAAAACGCTGGAAGTCCTGACAGGACGGGCTCAGAACGGCCCTTTGACCGGAGCTAACGCTTTTGCACCAGGCATCGACGCTTTCCTTAAAGAGCACCTGTTTGCAGACATTTTCGGCAGGGGCGTGCTTACATATGTTGAGCGCGAACTGGTTACGATTGCTGCATTGTCAACCCTCCCCGGACTGGAAGCGCAATTGCAGGCGCACCTTGGCATGGGCATGAACGCCGGTCTTACAGAAGCCAAATTGGAACAGGTATTTAAATGCCTCGAAGCGGCTATTGGTAAACAGCAGGCTGACATAGCCCGATCTGTACTGGTAAGGTTAAAGACAACGAATTGA
- a CDS encoding putative quinol monooxygenase → MATTYHFNKPIFRALLSRLFCIAMLLFFTHDAYAQRDKRMIRMAKIEVDTNQLEAYHAALLEQMHTAIRKEPGVLSYYAVADKKDPSKITIMEIYADSAAYKRHIATTHFKKYKTTVEHMVKKLELVDLNFIGSAKQPGL, encoded by the coding sequence ATGGCAACCACCTACCATTTTAACAAACCAATCTTCAGGGCATTATTAAGCAGACTATTTTGTATTGCAATGTTACTTTTTTTTACTCACGATGCTTACGCGCAAAGAGATAAACGTATGATTCGTATGGCCAAAATTGAAGTAGATACGAATCAACTTGAGGCGTATCATGCGGCGCTCCTGGAGCAGATGCATACCGCCATCAGGAAAGAGCCGGGAGTATTGAGCTATTATGCGGTAGCAGACAAAAAAGATCCGTCGAAGATAACGATTATGGAGATTTATGCCGACAGTGCGGCTTATAAAAGACACATCGCAACAACTCATTTCAAAAAGTATAAGACTACCGTGGAGCACATGGTAAAGAAGCTCGAACTGGTGGACCTGAATTTCATCGGGAGCGCAAAGCAACCAGGATTATAG
- a CDS encoding aldo/keto reductase, with amino-acid sequence METRKLGKSRLEVSALGLGCMGMTFGYAPFPERKDMITLIRKAVDMGVTFFDTAEVYGPYNNEELVGEALEPLRNRVVIATKFGFAPAGESESNSKWNALDSRPQHIKKAVEGSLKRLRTDVIDLLYQHRVDPQVPIEDVAGTVKELIVEGKVKHFGLSEAGVNTIRRAHAVQPVTALQSEYSLWTRTPETEIIPALEELGIGFVPFSPLGKGYLTGKIDEHTSFESGDIRSITPRFAAEARIANRALVALLETIGLEKNATPAQIALAWLLAQKDWIAPIPGTTKLPRLEENIGAAAIELTATDLQKIQEAAARITIQGARYPEAAEKMTGL; translated from the coding sequence ATGGAAACGAGAAAATTGGGAAAAAGCAGGCTCGAAGTTTCCGCTTTGGGCCTGGGATGTATGGGCATGACCTTCGGGTACGCGCCATTTCCTGAGAGAAAGGACATGATTACTTTGATCCGTAAGGCGGTGGACATGGGCGTTACTTTTTTTGATACAGCAGAAGTATATGGCCCTTATAATAATGAGGAATTGGTTGGAGAAGCGTTGGAACCACTTCGCAACCGGGTAGTTATCGCTACGAAATTTGGTTTTGCACCTGCTGGTGAAAGTGAATCCAATAGCAAGTGGAACGCTTTAGACAGCAGACCTCAGCATATAAAAAAAGCCGTTGAAGGTTCCCTAAAGCGATTGCGCACGGATGTGATTGATTTGCTGTACCAGCATCGTGTTGATCCGCAGGTGCCAATAGAAGATGTCGCGGGCACCGTAAAAGAATTGATTGTGGAAGGTAAGGTCAAACATTTCGGTCTGTCGGAAGCAGGCGTTAATACCATCCGCCGTGCACATGCCGTGCAACCGGTTACTGCTCTGCAAAGTGAATATTCTCTGTGGACCAGAACGCCGGAAACCGAAATCATTCCTGCTCTGGAAGAATTGGGTATCGGTTTTGTGCCTTTCAGTCCGCTTGGAAAAGGTTACCTGACGGGCAAGATTGACGAGCACACCAGCTTTGAAAGCGGTGATATACGCAGTATAACACCGCGTTTTGCGGCTGAAGCCCGCATTGCTAACAGGGCGCTGGTTGCCTTATTGGAAACCATTGGTCTGGAAAAAAATGCAACTCCGGCGCAAATTGCCCTAGCATGGTTGCTGGCGCAAAAAGACTGGATAGCGCCTATCCCGGGTACAACTAAATTGCCACGTTTGGAAGAGAATATAGGAGCAGCAGCAATAGAACTCACAGCAACAGATCTTCAAAAGATACAAGAAGCCGCAGCCAGGATTACGATACAAGGTGCACGCTACCCTGAAGCTGCTGAAAAAATGACCGGGTTATAA
- a CDS encoding aldo/keto reductase, with translation MKNMPSIALGTWSWGAGVAGGDQVFGNNSNAENLKPVFDAAMNAGLNLWDTAAVYGMGSSETILGKFIKQYRREEILLSTKFTPQVAGPSDNAVEEMLDSSLERLGTNYIDIYWIHNPTDVRKWTPLLIPLIKGGKVKSVGVSNHNLEEIKLANSILAEADCKISAVQNHYSLLYRSSEEAGILDYCKENDINFFAYMVLEQGALSGKYNSRNPLPEGSGRGQTYNKVLAQLEDLTNAMRDIGNSKNASVAQIAMAWAIAKNTLPIIGVTKVPQVEEALIASKISLSKDEIDEIETLASKAGVDTRGSWEKLMV, from the coding sequence ATGAAAAATATGCCATCGATAGCATTAGGTACCTGGTCGTGGGGAGCAGGTGTGGCCGGAGGAGATCAGGTTTTTGGAAATAACAGTAATGCTGAAAATCTAAAACCTGTCTTTGACGCCGCGATGAACGCAGGCCTTAACTTATGGGACACTGCTGCAGTTTATGGGATGGGATCCTCCGAAACCATATTGGGTAAATTCATCAAGCAATATCGACGCGAGGAAATCCTGTTGTCAACCAAATTTACACCACAGGTAGCCGGTCCTTCTGATAACGCTGTTGAGGAAATGTTAGATAGTAGTTTGGAACGTCTTGGCACCAACTATATCGATATTTACTGGATTCACAATCCGACTGATGTAAGAAAATGGACACCGCTATTAATTCCGCTCATAAAAGGCGGAAAAGTAAAAAGTGTAGGCGTATCCAACCATAACCTCGAAGAAATTAAGCTGGCAAACAGTATCCTGGCTGAGGCAGATTGTAAAATTTCAGCCGTTCAAAATCACTATAGCCTACTTTACCGGTCGTCAGAAGAAGCTGGTATCCTTGATTATTGCAAGGAAAATGATATCAATTTTTTTGCATACATGGTTTTAGAACAAGGTGCTTTATCCGGAAAATACAATAGCCGGAATCCGCTTCCGGAAGGCAGTGGCAGGGGGCAGACCTATAATAAAGTGCTTGCCCAGCTGGAAGACCTGACTAATGCCATGAGGGATATCGGCAACAGTAAAAACGCATCCGTAGCGCAAATAGCCATGGCCTGGGCAATCGCAAAAAACACATTACCCATTATAGGCGTGACCAAGGTCCCGCAAGTTGAGGAGGCGCTGATCGCTTCAAAAATCTCGTTAAGCAAGGATGAGATTGATGAAATTGAGACATTGGCATCAAAGGCCGGAGTCGATACACGCGGGTCATGGGAGAAATTAATGGTTTAA